One region of Salvia miltiorrhiza cultivar Shanhuang (shh) chromosome 3, IMPLAD_Smil_shh, whole genome shotgun sequence genomic DNA includes:
- the LOC131016131 gene encoding probable calcium-binding protein CML31 codes for MEKYAQVFKRFDWNGDGKVCPAELQRCVGAIVGEMTEEEAAAAVALMDSDGDGLLSMEDLVRVVEEAAEEEKASDLKEAFKMYEMEGSGCITPSSLRRMLSRLGERRSVDQCGDMIATYDLNADGVLTFDEFQHMMTSPAP; via the coding sequence ATGGAAAAATATGCGCAAGTTTTCAAGCGATTCGATTGGAACGGGGACGGGAAGGTGTGCCCGGCGGAGCTGCAGCGGTGCGTGGGGGCGATAGTGGGGGAGATGACGGAGGaggaggcagcggcggcggtggcgctGATGGATTCGGACGGGGACGGACTGCTGAGCATGGAGGATTTGGTGAGAGTGGTGGAagaggcggcggaggaggagaaggCGAGCGATCTGAAGGAGGCGTTCAAGATGTACGAAATGGAGGGGAGCGGGTGCATTACGCCGTCCAGCCTCAGGCGGATGCTCAGCAGATTGGGGGAGCGGCGGAGCGTCGATCAGTGCGGCGACATGATCGCCACCTACGATCTCAACGCCGACGGAGTTCTCACCTTCGACGAGTTTCAACATATGATGACGTCGCCCGCGCCATGA